The following are from one region of the Achromobacter xylosoxidans genome:
- the carA gene encoding glutamine-hydrolyzing carbamoyl-phosphate synthase small subunit, with translation MLPQLFPEGINRFPPAILALADGTIFRGVSIGAPGHTVAEVVFNTAMTGYQEILTDPSYSGQIVTLTYPHIGNTGVNAEDVEAKRVFAAGLVVRDCPARVSNFRSTQSLPEYLSEQGVVAISGIDTRKLTRILREKGAQGACIFVGTDAERAVELARGFAGMAGQDLAKVVSLKDRAEWTEGTWQLGEGFSKPDQSKFHVVAYDFGIKTNILRLLADRGCRLTVVPAQTSAEEVLKLNPDGVFLSNGPGDPEPCDYAIEATRAFLDKKLPVFGICLGHQIMGLALGGKTLKMKTGHHGANHPVQDLQSKRVFITSQNHGFAVDAASLPANARVTHVSLFDGTLQGFELTDRPAFCFQGHPEASPGPHDILELFDKFIALMSGQK, from the coding sequence GTGCTGCCGCAACTCTTTCCCGAGGGGATCAACCGCTTCCCTCCTGCAATTCTGGCTCTGGCGGACGGTACCATTTTTCGAGGCGTGTCGATCGGTGCGCCTGGGCATACCGTTGCCGAAGTGGTGTTCAACACCGCGATGACCGGGTACCAGGAAATTCTCACCGATCCCAGCTATAGCGGCCAGATCGTCACGCTGACCTATCCGCACATCGGCAATACCGGCGTCAACGCCGAAGACGTGGAAGCCAAGCGCGTCTTTGCCGCCGGCCTGGTGGTCCGTGACTGTCCCGCCCGCGTGTCGAACTTCCGTTCCACGCAATCGTTGCCTGAGTACCTCTCCGAGCAAGGCGTCGTCGCCATTTCCGGCATCGACACCCGCAAGCTCACCCGCATCCTGCGTGAAAAGGGCGCCCAGGGCGCCTGCATCTTCGTCGGCACCGACGCCGAGCGCGCCGTCGAACTGGCCCGCGGCTTTGCCGGCATGGCCGGCCAGGACCTGGCCAAGGTGGTGTCGCTCAAGGATCGCGCCGAATGGACCGAAGGCACCTGGCAGCTGGGCGAGGGCTTCTCCAAGCCCGACCAGTCCAAGTTCCACGTCGTGGCCTACGACTTCGGCATCAAGACCAACATCCTGCGCCTGCTGGCCGACCGCGGCTGCCGCCTGACGGTGGTGCCGGCCCAGACCAGCGCCGAGGAAGTCCTCAAGCTCAACCCCGACGGCGTGTTCCTGTCCAACGGCCCCGGCGACCCCGAGCCCTGCGACTACGCCATCGAGGCCACGCGCGCCTTCCTGGACAAGAAGCTGCCGGTGTTCGGCATCTGCCTGGGCCACCAGATCATGGGCCTGGCGCTGGGCGGCAAGACGCTCAAGATGAAGACCGGCCACCATGGCGCCAACCACCCCGTGCAGGACCTCCAGTCCAAGCGCGTGTTCATCACCAGCCAGAACCACGGTTTCGCGGTCGACGCGGCCAGCCTGCCGGCCAACGCGCGCGTGACGCACGTCTCGCTGTTCGACGGCACGCTGCAGGGCTTCGAGCTCACCGACCGCCCGGCCTTCTGCTTCCAGGGTCACCCCGAAGCCAGCCCGGGTCCGCACGACATCCTTGAACTGTTCGACAAGTTCATCGCCCTGATGTCCGGCCAAAAGTAA
- a CDS encoding ABC transporter permease, with the protein MSKSLIKPGSASLRFWQLLLLVIILLVWHFASRDPKVAFFFGEPLKVWGRIWAWFVTNADIYTHLGVTLTETVLAFFIGTIAGLAFGLWLGLSPGASAILDPYIKAANSMPRVILAPIFGMWFGLGIWSKVALAVTLVFFIVFFNVYQGVREVSPTLLDNARMLGARRRQLLRHVYLPSATSWVFSSLHTSVGLAFVGAVVGEYLGSASGVGYLILQAEGTFDVNTVFAGIIVLTAFALVLDAIVGVGEKRLMKWQPRSGETEKI; encoded by the coding sequence ATGTCGAAGTCTTTGATCAAACCCGGTTCGGCCAGCCTGCGCTTCTGGCAGTTGCTGCTGCTCGTCATCATTCTGCTCGTTTGGCACTTCGCGTCGCGCGATCCCAAGGTGGCCTTCTTCTTCGGCGAACCCTTGAAGGTGTGGGGCCGCATCTGGGCCTGGTTCGTCACCAATGCGGACATCTATACCCACCTCGGCGTGACGCTGACCGAGACCGTGCTGGCGTTTTTCATCGGCACCATCGCCGGCCTGGCCTTCGGCCTGTGGCTGGGCCTGTCGCCCGGCGCAAGCGCGATCCTCGATCCCTACATCAAAGCCGCCAACTCGATGCCGCGCGTCATCCTGGCGCCCATCTTCGGCATGTGGTTCGGCCTGGGCATCTGGTCCAAGGTGGCGCTGGCCGTGACGCTGGTGTTCTTCATCGTGTTCTTCAACGTCTACCAGGGCGTGCGCGAAGTCAGTCCCACCTTGCTGGACAACGCCAGGATGCTGGGCGCTCGCCGCCGCCAGCTGTTGCGTCACGTGTACCTGCCGTCTGCCACCAGCTGGGTGTTCTCCAGCCTGCATACCTCGGTGGGCCTGGCCTTCGTGGGCGCGGTGGTGGGCGAGTATCTGGGCTCTGCCAGCGGCGTGGGCTATCTGATCCTGCAGGCCGAAGGCACGTTCGACGTCAACACCGTGTTCGCGGGCATCATCGTGCTCACGGCTTTTGCGCTGGTGCTGGACGCCATCGTCGGCGTGGGCGAAAAGCGGCTGATGAAATGGCAGCCCAGGTCCGGCGAAACCGAAAAGATCTGA
- the carB gene encoding carbamoyl-phosphate synthase large subunit, which produces MPKRTDLKSILIIGAGPIIIGQACEFDYSGAQACKALKAEGYRTILVNSNPATIMTDPETADVTYIEPITWQAVEKIIEREKPDALLPTMGGQTALNCALDLAHHGVLKKHNVELIGANEHAIEKAEDRQKFKQAMTDIGLESAKSGVAHSMDEAWEVQRRIAAEVGTSGFPAVIRPSFTMGGSGGGIAYNAEEFETICRRGLEASPTSELLIEESLLGWKEFEMEVVRDKADNCIIVCSIENLDPMGVHTGDSITVAPAQTLTDKEYQIMRNASIAVLREIGVDTGGSNVQFAVNPKNGRMIVIEMNPRVSRSSALASKATGFPIAKVAARLAVGYTLDELKNEITGGATPASFEPSIDYVVTKVPRFAFEKFPTADARLTTQMKSVGEVMAIGRTFQESFQKALRGLEVGVDGLNQKTTDREKLQVELGEPGPERIWYVGDAFAQGFTLDEVHNITHIDPWFLSQIKEIVDIELALEQKTLADLDYATLWELKRRGFSDRRLAFLLDSSESEVRKLRHQLNVRPVYKRVDTCAAEFATRTAYMYSTYEEECEAAPTDRKKIVVLGGGPNRIGQGIEFDYCCVHAALALRDDGYETIMVNCNPETVSTDYDTSDRLYFEPLTLEDVLEIVHKENPVGMIVQYGGQTPLKLARALEANGVPIIGTSPESIDVAEDRERFQKLLNKLGLRQPPNRTARTEGEALAHAAEIGYPLVVRPSYVLGGRAMEIVHEQQDLERYMREAVKVSNDSPVLLDRFLNNATEVDVDCLADGETVFIGGVMEHIEQAGVHSGDSACSLPPYSLSAEVIAEIKRQTTMMAKALNVSGLMNVQFAIQGGDVYVLEVNPRASRTVPYVSKATGLQLAKIAARAMAGQTLAAQGITKEVVPPYFSVKEAVFPFVKFPGVDTILGPEMKSTGEVMGVGTSFGEAFVKSQLAAGVRLPESGTVFISVKNQDKPLAVEVARGLHALGFKLVATRGTAAEIEAAGIPVQLVNKVTEGRPHIVDMVKNGEISLVINTVEERRNAIADSRTIRTQALAARVTFFTTIAGARAAVEGMQYLRQGLGLQVYPLQDLHASLQA; this is translated from the coding sequence ATGCCCAAGCGTACAGACCTAAAAAGCATACTCATCATCGGCGCCGGCCCCATCATCATCGGGCAGGCCTGCGAATTCGACTATTCCGGCGCACAGGCGTGCAAGGCGCTCAAGGCCGAGGGCTACCGCACCATCCTGGTGAACAGCAACCCGGCCACGATCATGACGGACCCGGAAACGGCCGACGTCACCTACATCGAGCCCATCACCTGGCAAGCCGTCGAAAAGATCATCGAGCGTGAAAAGCCCGATGCGCTGCTACCCACCATGGGCGGCCAGACCGCGCTGAACTGCGCCCTGGACCTGGCCCACCACGGCGTGCTGAAGAAGCACAACGTCGAACTGATCGGCGCCAACGAGCACGCCATCGAAAAGGCCGAGGACCGCCAGAAGTTCAAGCAGGCCATGACCGACATCGGCCTGGAATCGGCCAAGTCGGGCGTCGCCCACAGCATGGACGAAGCCTGGGAAGTGCAGCGCCGCATCGCGGCCGAAGTCGGCACCTCCGGCTTCCCCGCCGTGATCCGCCCCAGCTTCACCATGGGCGGTTCGGGCGGCGGCATCGCCTACAACGCCGAAGAATTCGAAACCATCTGCCGCCGCGGCCTGGAAGCTTCGCCCACCAGCGAACTGCTGATCGAAGAGTCGCTGCTGGGCTGGAAGGAATTCGAGATGGAAGTGGTCCGCGACAAGGCGGACAACTGCATCATCGTCTGCTCCATCGAAAACCTGGACCCGATGGGCGTGCACACGGGCGACTCGATCACCGTGGCGCCGGCCCAGACGCTGACCGACAAGGAATACCAGATCATGCGTAATGCATCGATCGCGGTGTTGCGCGAGATCGGCGTGGATACGGGCGGTTCGAACGTGCAGTTCGCCGTCAATCCCAAGAACGGCCGCATGATCGTCATCGAGATGAACCCGCGCGTGTCGCGTTCGTCGGCGCTGGCGTCCAAGGCCACCGGCTTCCCCATCGCCAAGGTCGCCGCGCGCCTGGCCGTGGGCTACACGCTGGACGAGCTCAAGAACGAAATCACCGGCGGCGCCACGCCTGCCTCGTTCGAACCCTCGATCGACTACGTGGTCACCAAGGTGCCGCGTTTCGCCTTCGAGAAATTCCCCACCGCCGACGCGCGCCTGACCACCCAGATGAAGTCGGTGGGCGAAGTCATGGCCATCGGCCGCACCTTCCAGGAATCCTTCCAGAAGGCGCTGCGCGGCCTGGAAGTGGGCGTGGACGGCCTGAACCAGAAGACCACCGACCGCGAAAAGCTGCAGGTCGAACTGGGCGAGCCCGGTCCGGAACGCATCTGGTACGTGGGCGATGCCTTCGCGCAGGGCTTCACGCTGGACGAAGTGCACAACATCACGCACATTGACCCGTGGTTCCTGTCGCAGATCAAGGAAATCGTCGACATCGAACTGGCGCTGGAACAGAAGACGCTGGCCGACCTGGATTACGCCACGCTGTGGGAACTCAAGCGCCGCGGTTTCTCCGACCGCCGCCTGGCCTTCCTGCTGGATTCCTCGGAATCCGAGGTACGCAAGCTGCGTCACCAGCTGAACGTGCGCCCGGTCTACAAGCGCGTCGACACCTGCGCCGCCGAATTCGCCACCCGCACGGCCTACATGTACTCGACCTACGAGGAAGAGTGCGAAGCCGCGCCCACCGACCGCAAGAAGATCGTGGTGCTGGGCGGCGGTCCGAACCGCATCGGCCAGGGCATTGAATTCGACTACTGCTGCGTGCATGCCGCGCTGGCGCTGCGCGACGACGGGTACGAGACCATCATGGTCAACTGCAACCCGGAAACCGTGTCCACCGACTACGACACCTCGGACCGCCTGTACTTCGAGCCGCTGACGCTCGAAGACGTGCTCGAGATCGTCCACAAGGAAAACCCGGTCGGCATGATCGTCCAGTACGGCGGCCAGACCCCGCTGAAGCTGGCGCGCGCCCTGGAAGCCAACGGCGTGCCCATCATCGGCACCAGCCCCGAATCCATCGACGTGGCCGAAGACCGCGAGCGCTTCCAGAAGCTGCTCAACAAGCTCGGCCTGCGCCAGCCGCCCAACCGCACCGCGCGCACCGAAGGCGAGGCCCTGGCCCACGCCGCCGAAATCGGCTATCCCCTGGTCGTTCGCCCCAGCTACGTGCTGGGCGGCCGCGCCATGGAAATCGTGCACGAGCAGCAGGACCTCGAGCGCTACATGCGCGAGGCCGTGAAGGTCAGCAATGACTCGCCCGTGCTGCTGGACCGCTTCCTGAACAACGCGACCGAAGTGGACGTGGACTGCTTGGCCGACGGCGAAACCGTCTTCATCGGCGGCGTCATGGAACACATCGAGCAGGCCGGCGTGCACTCGGGCGACTCGGCTTGCAGCCTGCCGCCGTACTCGCTGTCGGCGGAAGTCATCGCCGAGATCAAGCGCCAGACCACCATGATGGCCAAGGCGCTGAACGTCAGCGGCCTGATGAACGTGCAGTTCGCCATCCAGGGCGGCGATGTCTACGTGCTGGAAGTGAACCCGCGCGCCTCGCGCACGGTGCCCTACGTTTCCAAGGCCACCGGCCTGCAACTGGCCAAGATCGCCGCGCGCGCCATGGCCGGCCAGACCCTGGCCGCGCAAGGCATCACCAAGGAAGTCGTGCCGCCTTACTTCTCGGTCAAGGAAGCCGTGTTCCCGTTCGTGAAGTTCCCGGGCGTGGACACCATCCTGGGCCCGGAAATGAAGTCGACCGGTGAAGTGATGGGCGTGGGCACGAGCTTCGGCGAAGCCTTCGTCAAGTCGCAGCTGGCCGCCGGCGTGCGCCTGCCGGAATCCGGCACGGTGTTCATCAGCGTCAAGAACCAGGACAAGCCCCTGGCGGTGGAAGTGGCGCGCGGCCTGCACGCGCTCGGCTTCAAGCTGGTCGCCACGCGCGGCACGGCCGCCGAGATCGAAGCCGCCGGCATCCCGGTGCAGCTGGTGAACAAGGTCACCGAAGGCCGTCCGCATATCGTCGACATGGTGAAGAACGGCGAGATCTCGCTGGTCATCAACACCGTCGAAGAGCGCCGCAACGCCATCGCGGACTCGCGCACCATCCGCACCCAGGCGCTGGCCGCCCGCGTGACCTTCTTCACGACCATCGCCGGCGCCCGCGCCGCGGTCGAAGGCATGCAATACCTGCGCCAAGGCCTGGGCCTGCAGGTCTATCCGCTGCAGGATCTGCACGCTTCCTTGCAAGCCTAA
- a CDS encoding ABC transporter ATP-binding protein: protein MAEAALSLESISCTFVSRDDRSQRYTAVSDTTLAIAPGEFVSVVGPTGCGKSTLLNVSAGLLAPSSGSVKVFGQPLSGINERAGYMFQGEALLPWRSALDNVVAGLDFAGVPRQQALERGREWMRRVGLGGFESRYPHQMSGGMRKRTMLAQTLIRDPDIILMDEPFSALDIQTRQLMENEVLDLWMAKRKAVLFITHDLDEAIAMSDRVVVLSAGPGTHPIGEFAIDLPRPRDVAEVRTHPRFVELHSAIWGVLREEVLKGYAQQKRA, encoded by the coding sequence ATGGCTGAAGCTGCGCTGTCGCTGGAAAGCATCAGCTGCACCTTTGTCTCCCGCGACGACCGCTCGCAGCGCTACACCGCCGTCAGCGACACGACCCTGGCCATCGCGCCAGGGGAGTTCGTGTCGGTGGTGGGCCCGACCGGATGCGGCAAGTCCACCCTGCTCAACGTCAGCGCCGGCCTGTTGGCGCCGTCCTCGGGCAGCGTGAAGGTGTTCGGACAGCCGCTATCCGGCATCAATGAGCGCGCCGGCTACATGTTCCAGGGCGAGGCCTTGCTGCCCTGGCGCAGCGCGCTGGACAACGTGGTGGCGGGCCTGGACTTTGCCGGCGTGCCTCGGCAGCAGGCGCTGGAGCGCGGCCGCGAATGGATGCGCCGCGTGGGCCTGGGCGGCTTCGAAAGCCGCTATCCGCACCAGATGTCGGGCGGCATGCGCAAGCGCACGATGCTGGCGCAGACGCTGATCCGCGATCCCGACATCATCCTGATGGACGAGCCGTTCTCGGCGCTGGATATCCAGACGCGCCAGCTCATGGAGAACGAGGTCCTGGACCTGTGGATGGCCAAGCGCAAGGCCGTGCTCTTCATTACGCACGACCTGGACGAGGCCATCGCCATGAGTGATCGCGTGGTGGTGCTGTCGGCAGGGCCCGGCACGCATCCCATCGGTGAATTCGCCATCGACCTGCCGCGTCCGCGCGACGTGGCCGAAGTGCGCACGCATCCGCGCTTCGTCGAATTGCACTCCGCCATCTGGGGAGTGTTGCGCGAAGAAGTCCTAAAGGGCTACGCCCAACAGAAGCGAGCCTAA
- a CDS encoding SDR family oxidoreductase has protein sequence MERVFITGASSGLGRALAQQYASTGATLGLLGRREDALRELAGSLPGEHRCYAVDVRDRQALHAAALDFIGFCQGRVDVVIASAGISAGTLTEHGEDYDVFKAIVDTNLLATVATFEPFIASMRQAGSGRLVGIASVAGVRGLPGAGAYSASKSAVVTYCESLRLELAAEGIDVVTIAPGYIKTAMTAHNPYSMPFLMEADAFARRARSAIGRGASYVVIPWQMGIVAKLMRLLPNAVYDRLARNAPRKPRRAR, from the coding sequence ATGGAAAGAGTCTTCATCACCGGCGCCAGCAGCGGCCTGGGACGCGCCCTGGCGCAGCAATACGCGTCCACGGGCGCCACGCTGGGCCTGCTGGGCCGGCGCGAAGACGCGCTACGCGAGCTGGCCGGCAGCCTGCCCGGCGAGCACCGCTGCTATGCGGTGGACGTACGCGACCGCCAGGCGCTGCATGCCGCGGCCCTGGATTTCATCGGGTTCTGCCAGGGGCGGGTGGACGTGGTCATCGCCAGCGCCGGCATCAGCGCCGGCACCCTGACCGAGCACGGCGAGGACTACGACGTCTTCAAGGCCATCGTCGACACCAATTTGCTGGCCACCGTGGCGACCTTCGAACCCTTCATCGCATCCATGCGCCAGGCTGGGTCGGGCCGGCTGGTGGGCATCGCCAGCGTGGCGGGAGTCAGGGGCCTGCCAGGCGCGGGCGCCTACAGCGCGTCGAAATCCGCGGTGGTGACTTATTGCGAAAGCCTGCGGCTGGAACTGGCCGCCGAAGGCATAGACGTGGTGACGATCGCGCCCGGCTATATCAAGACGGCGATGACGGCCCACAATCCGTATTCCATGCCTTTCCTGATGGAAGCGGACGCCTTCGCCCGCCGCGCGCGCAGCGCGATCGGGCGGGGCGCGTCCTATGTGGTGATTCCGTGGCAGATGGGCATCGTGGCCAAGCTGATGCGCCTGTTGCCCAACGCCGTCTACGACAGGCTGGCGCGCAACGCGCCGCGCAAGCCGCGCCGCGCGCGCTAA
- a CDS encoding ABC transporter substrate-binding protein, protein MSVTRRDLLKMAGAAGVMGMAPAIVRAQKLEKTKVQIAVGGKPLIYYLPLSIAEARGYFKDEGLDVSIADFAGGSKALQAVVGGSADIVSGAFEHTLSMQSKGQAYRAFVLQGRAPMIGVGVSKKNLPNYKSAADLKGKKIGVTAPGSSTNMVVSFFLAKHGLKASDVSIIGVGAGAGAVTALRSGQIDAISNTDPVVSMLEMPGDIQIIVDTRTLKDTKEIFGGNMPAGCLYAPQAFLDANPNTTQALANALVRADKWIQKAGADEIAKVVPETYLLGDPAVYKAAIAKSLEGLSPDGLIPEDGAATALKALAAYQADFDGSKIDPSKVWTNDYARRANEKYPNG, encoded by the coding sequence ATGTCAGTCACTCGCCGTGATCTGCTCAAGATGGCCGGCGCCGCCGGCGTCATGGGCATGGCGCCCGCCATCGTGCGCGCGCAGAAGCTGGAGAAGACCAAGGTCCAGATCGCAGTCGGCGGCAAGCCGCTGATCTACTATCTCCCCCTGTCCATCGCGGAAGCCCGCGGCTACTTCAAGGACGAAGGGCTGGACGTCAGCATCGCCGACTTCGCGGGTGGCTCCAAGGCCTTGCAGGCCGTGGTGGGCGGCAGCGCCGACATCGTGTCGGGCGCGTTCGAGCACACCTTGTCCATGCAGTCCAAGGGCCAGGCCTATCGCGCCTTCGTGCTGCAGGGCCGCGCGCCGATGATAGGCGTGGGCGTGTCCAAGAAGAACCTGCCCAACTACAAGAGCGCCGCCGACCTGAAGGGCAAGAAGATCGGCGTGACCGCGCCGGGTTCGTCCACCAACATGGTGGTCAGCTTCTTCCTGGCCAAGCACGGCCTGAAGGCCTCGGACGTGTCCATCATCGGCGTAGGCGCCGGCGCGGGCGCCGTGACCGCGCTGCGCAGCGGCCAGATCGACGCCATCTCCAACACCGACCCCGTGGTGTCGATGCTGGAAATGCCGGGCGACATCCAGATCATCGTCGACACCCGCACGCTCAAGGACACCAAGGAAATCTTCGGCGGCAACATGCCGGCGGGCTGCCTGTATGCCCCGCAAGCCTTCCTCGATGCCAACCCCAACACCACCCAGGCCCTGGCCAACGCGCTGGTGCGCGCCGACAAGTGGATCCAGAAGGCTGGCGCCGACGAAATCGCCAAGGTCGTGCCGGAAACCTATCTGCTGGGCGATCCGGCCGTCTACAAGGCCGCCATCGCCAAGAGCCTGGAAGGCCTGTCGCCGGACGGCCTGATCCCCGAGGATGGCGCGGCCACCGCGCTCAAGGCGCTGGCCGCCTACCAGGCGGACTTCGATGGTTCCAAGATCGACCCGTCCAAGGTCTGGACCAACGACTACGCGCGCCGCGCCAACGAGAAGTACCCCAATGGCTGA
- a CDS encoding carboxymuconolactone decarboxylase family protein: MARLPYADLTHPEAKPLVDRIVAERGSVLHLYQMLLHSPAVAGGWLNYLTSIRQLSTLPGDLRELVIMRVAAINGAPYEADQHAPIALKEGVSQAQLDALNDWEASDLFDERERAVLAYTDAMTRQVQVPEPVFQAAKAAMGSEKLIVELTATVAAYNMVSRFLEALQVHSHDHR, translated from the coding sequence ATGGCCCGTCTCCCCTACGCCGACCTGACCCATCCCGAAGCCAAGCCCCTGGTCGACCGCATCGTCGCCGAACGCGGCAGCGTCCTGCACCTGTACCAGATGCTGCTGCACAGTCCCGCGGTGGCGGGCGGTTGGCTCAATTACCTGACCTCGATCCGCCAGCTCAGCACCTTGCCGGGGGATCTGCGCGAGCTGGTCATCATGCGCGTGGCGGCCATCAACGGCGCGCCCTACGAGGCTGACCAGCACGCGCCAATCGCGCTGAAAGAAGGCGTTTCGCAGGCGCAGCTGGACGCGCTGAATGATTGGGAGGCGTCAGACCTGTTCGATGAGCGCGAAAGGGCGGTGCTGGCCTATACCGACGCCATGACGCGCCAGGTGCAGGTGCCGGAACCCGTGTTCCAGGCGGCGAAGGCGGCGATGGGTTCCGAAAAACTCATCGTGGAGCTGACCGCGACGGTGGCGGCCTACAACATGGTGTCGCGCTTCCTGGAAGCGCTGCAGGTGCACTCTCACGATCATCGTTGA
- a CDS encoding histidine phosphatase family protein: protein MTEIWFIRHGETDWNRQRRLQGWQDIPLNEFGVNQAGLLAARLREEARHTPIHAIYSSDLQRAHATALPVSEQLGLRVRVEPGIRERGFGVLEGLDHERIDVLAPEAAAAWKSRDPLRPLDGGETLGQFQSRVISTVDDIASRHDDERILMFTHGGVLDIIWRHASGVPLNGPRDASLLNVSINRVGVQGRQWQVLDWGDVGHVTDEVGNDVVP, encoded by the coding sequence ATGACTGAAATCTGGTTCATCCGCCACGGCGAAACCGACTGGAACCGCCAGCGGCGCCTGCAAGGCTGGCAAGACATCCCCCTGAACGAATTCGGCGTCAACCAGGCTGGCCTGCTGGCCGCGCGCTTGCGCGAGGAAGCCCGCCATACGCCCATCCACGCCATCTACAGCAGCGACCTGCAGCGCGCCCACGCCACCGCCCTGCCCGTGTCCGAACAGTTGGGCTTGCGCGTGCGCGTGGAGCCCGGCATCCGCGAGCGCGGCTTCGGCGTGCTGGAAGGCCTGGACCACGAGCGCATCGACGTGCTGGCCCCCGAAGCCGCTGCCGCCTGGAAGAGCCGCGACCCGCTGCGTCCGCTGGACGGCGGCGAAACGCTGGGCCAGTTCCAGTCCCGCGTCATTTCGACCGTGGACGACATTGCCAGCCGCCACGACGACGAACGCATCCTGATGTTCACGCACGGCGGCGTGCTGGACATCATCTGGCGCCATGCCTCCGGCGTGCCGCTGAACGGGCCGCGCGACGCTTCGCTGCTGAACGTCAGCATCAACCGCGTCGGCGTGCAAGGCCGCCAGTGGCAGGTGCTGGACTGGGGCGACGTAGGCCACGTGACCGACGAAGTCGGCAACGACGTGGTGCCTTGA
- the tal gene encoding transaldolase has product MSSQLDALRNHTTVVADTGDFEAMKALRPTDATTNPSLILKAVQQDAYRPLLEKTAREHRGAPTAELMDRLLVAFGRAILDIVPGRVSTEVDARLSFDTRATIERARSLIALYEAAGVPRERVLIKIASTWEGIQAARALQSEGVRCNLTLLFSLPQAVACADARVQLISPFVGRIYDWHKKSAGASWVEADNAGARDPGVLSVTRIYQYYKHFDISTEIMGASFRNVGQILALSGCDLLTISPELLTKLAGTEGDAPAQLRADDVPANLARIGADEVTFRTLLNEDAMASEKLSEGIRLFVADAVKLDTLIEAQRA; this is encoded by the coding sequence ATGTCCAGCCAACTTGACGCCCTGCGCAACCACACCACCGTCGTCGCCGACACGGGGGATTTCGAAGCGATGAAGGCGTTGCGTCCGACCGACGCCACCACAAACCCGTCCCTGATTCTCAAGGCCGTCCAGCAGGACGCCTACCGCCCCCTGCTGGAAAAGACCGCGCGCGAACACCGCGGCGCGCCCACCGCCGAACTGATGGACCGCCTGTTGGTGGCCTTCGGCCGCGCCATCCTGGACATCGTGCCCGGCCGCGTATCGACCGAAGTGGATGCCCGCCTGTCCTTTGACACCCGCGCCACCATCGAGCGCGCCCGCAGCCTGATCGCCCTGTACGAAGCCGCGGGCGTACCGCGCGAGCGCGTGCTGATCAAGATCGCCTCGACCTGGGAAGGCATCCAGGCCGCCCGCGCCCTGCAATCGGAAGGCGTGCGCTGCAACCTGACCCTGCTGTTCTCGCTGCCGCAGGCCGTGGCCTGCGCCGATGCCCGCGTGCAGCTGATCTCGCCTTTCGTCGGCCGCATCTACGACTGGCACAAGAAGTCCGCCGGCGCCAGCTGGGTCGAGGCCGACAATGCCGGCGCGCGCGACCCCGGCGTGCTGTCCGTCACGCGGATCTACCAGTACTACAAGCACTTCGACATCTCCACCGAAATCATGGGCGCGAGCTTCCGCAACGTGGGCCAGATCCTGGCGCTGTCGGGCTGCGACCTGCTGACCATCAGCCCCGAGCTGCTGACCAAGCTGGCCGGCACCGAGGGCGACGCGCCCGCGCAATTGCGCGCCGACGACGTGCCCGCCAACCTCGCCCGCATCGGCGCGGACGAAGTCACCTTCCGCACCCTGCTCAACGAGGACGCGATGGCCAGCGAGAAGCTGTCGGAGGGCATCCGCCTGTTCGTGGCGGACGCGGTCAAGCTGGATACGTTGATCGAGGCGCAACGCGCCTGA